A portion of the Chromobacterium sp. IIBBL 290-4 genome contains these proteins:
- a CDS encoding diguanylate cyclase yields MRLSHIFTLVSAILFLLASLPLGWIIQREWETYHATENGLQAIQIARLAMVAAEKVSAERGPGNSLIGSPPDPVLRERLHRARIVSDAAIQALLDAQGADAAPEQIRASRAMQSAQKLLAVARSDIDEINRQPYEERDSAQMMAAVHQMFEVIPAIMEAVTALSIHAEDIYPQLSSPLSSARQATELREYAGRLGSQLTGALSSRRPLTAEERREADMLRGRIVQLHGMLALSIAAQDSPPATLDAWRTMEEQYFRDAMEFVDGMVRYGAPPAHLSAAAFASRYVPAMASMMALRDTMIEQAIDTGRRQHQAARRNLMYAIALGLAALLAQLALYVFIRRRVAQPLLQASRLLTDISHGHLDAPVPPHPRRDEIGDLLQALAILKQRSLEKLALEQEKQRLIDELTEVSRLDFLTGLPNRRAFTQSAQAEIARAWRCGDTITLILFDIDHFKQVNDNHGHDAGDAVLVHIAATIAAECRESDLIGRYGGEEFIALTTCGGEAAGLSLAERLRAAIEASPLQLPGGQSLSVTASFGAASLSDANHSLELLLVAADHALYSAKRLGRNRVEWSGS; encoded by the coding sequence ATGCGACTGTCCCATATATTCACGCTGGTTTCCGCCATTCTGTTCCTGCTTGCCAGCCTGCCGCTGGGCTGGATCATTCAGCGCGAATGGGAAACCTACCACGCCACCGAAAACGGCTTGCAGGCGATTCAGATCGCCCGCCTGGCCATGGTGGCGGCGGAAAAGGTCTCCGCGGAGCGCGGCCCCGGCAACAGCCTGATCGGCAGCCCGCCCGATCCCGTGCTCAGAGAGCGTCTGCACCGGGCCCGCATCGTCAGCGACGCCGCCATCCAGGCCTTGCTGGACGCGCAAGGCGCAGACGCCGCGCCCGAACAGATCCGAGCCAGCCGCGCCATGCAGTCCGCGCAGAAACTGCTGGCGGTCGCCCGCAGCGACATCGACGAGATCAATCGCCAGCCTTATGAAGAGCGCGACTCGGCGCAGATGATGGCCGCGGTCCATCAGATGTTCGAAGTCATTCCGGCGATCATGGAGGCGGTCACCGCCCTATCCATCCATGCAGAAGACATCTACCCCCAATTGAGCAGCCCGCTCAGCAGCGCGCGCCAGGCCACGGAATTGCGGGAATACGCCGGCCGGCTGGGCTCGCAACTGACCGGCGCCCTATCAAGCCGCCGCCCCTTGACGGCAGAAGAGCGGCGGGAGGCGGACATGCTGCGCGGCCGCATCGTCCAACTGCACGGCATGCTCGCGCTCAGCATCGCCGCGCAAGACTCGCCGCCGGCGACGCTGGATGCCTGGCGAACGATGGAAGAACAGTATTTCCGCGATGCGATGGAGTTCGTCGACGGCATGGTCCGCTATGGCGCGCCGCCCGCCCACTTGAGCGCGGCCGCCTTCGCTTCCCGCTACGTGCCCGCCATGGCTTCCATGATGGCGCTGCGCGACACGATGATAGAACAGGCCATAGACACCGGCCGCCGCCAACATCAAGCCGCGCGGCGGAACCTCATGTACGCGATCGCGCTTGGGCTGGCCGCGCTGTTGGCCCAGCTGGCCCTGTACGTCTTCATACGCCGGCGGGTCGCCCAGCCGCTGCTCCAGGCCTCACGCTTGTTGACCGATATCTCGCACGGCCACCTGGACGCGCCGGTTCCGCCCCATCCCCGGCGGGACGAGATCGGCGACTTGCTGCAAGCCCTGGCGATATTGAAGCAACGCAGTCTGGAGAAGCTCGCGCTGGAGCAGGAAAAGCAAAGGCTGATCGATGAGTTGACCGAGGTGTCGCGCCTAGATTTTCTGACTGGGCTGCCGAATCGCCGGGCCTTCACCCAAAGCGCTCAGGCGGAAATCGCGCGCGCCTGGCGCTGCGGCGACACCATCACCTTGATTTTGTTCGACATCGACCACTTCAAACAGGTCAATGACAACCATGGGCATGACGCCGGCGACGCCGTGCTGGTCCACATCGCCGCCACCATAGCCGCGGAATGCCGCGAATCCGATCTGATAGGCCGCTATGGCGGCGAGGAGTTCATCGCGCTGACAACCTGCGGCGGCGAGGCGGCCGGCCTTTCGTTGGCGGAACGGTTGAGAGCCGCGATCGAAGCCTCGCCGCTCCAGTTGCCCGGCGGTCAAAGCCTAAGCGTCACCGCCAGTTTCGGCGCCGCCTCGCTGAGCGACGCCAATCACTCTCTGGAGCTGCTGCTGGTGGCGGCCGACCATGCGCTTTATTCCGCCAAGCGGCTGGGGCGGAACCGCGTCGAATGGAGCGGAAGCTGA